One part of the Acidobacteriota bacterium genome encodes these proteins:
- a CDS encoding type I 3-dehydroquinate dehydratase, with protein sequence MTSGTVKRVRARSVNFPKICIAATGTTINELMVCARRALAHSPFVELRLDWLTRPSDAIPQIANLIASSPGAILQATCRREPNGGKFSGTVDEQLRLLISAAEAGCRLVDVEIESAEAAQSSTAGAAGDLLEALRKKAAVILSFHDFKKTPPLGPVVSRLRKIPANIYKIVPTAKGQSDVVRLLNELQEQAKVNDAQWVGFCMGDAGIPSRVLALSRGSAFIYAAPPAAEESFVAAPGQVDAELLRRRYRADKLSSKTKLYGVLGNPVKHSIGTAVHNASISALDLDAVYLPLQSDDVREFRQAALDYPLAGFSITLPHKQAILRYIDSPDKLVQAVGAANTVRVRRGKWEAINSDVAGIIEPLKVRYELTDKQKLPADFSAIILGNGGAARAAIVGLRSLGCRRILIAGRNPLNVSKLAKEFRCGEIALKDLGDAKADLLIQATSVGMWPQRDASPLTPVQICAETVFDLIYNPHDTKLLRMARAKGCQTISGIEMYLAQAARQFEYWTGHEAPLTRMRRTAAEELDRMRQQQHK encoded by the coding sequence ATGACATCTGGAACAGTTAAGCGTGTCCGCGCGCGGTCAGTGAATTTTCCCAAGATATGCATTGCGGCGACCGGCACAACCATCAACGAGCTGATGGTGTGCGCACGTCGCGCGCTGGCGCACAGTCCCTTCGTGGAGCTGCGTCTCGACTGGCTCACTCGGCCCTCCGATGCGATTCCGCAAATCGCCAATCTAATTGCATCCTCGCCCGGAGCGATTCTCCAGGCCACCTGCCGGCGCGAACCCAATGGCGGCAAGTTCTCCGGAACAGTGGACGAGCAACTCCGTCTGCTGATCAGCGCCGCCGAGGCGGGCTGCCGCCTGGTCGATGTGGAGATTGAAAGCGCCGAGGCGGCCCAATCAAGCACGGCCGGCGCGGCGGGGGACTTGCTGGAAGCCTTGAGAAAAAAGGCCGCCGTCATCCTCTCCTTTCATGATTTCAAGAAGACTCCTCCGCTCGGCCCGGTGGTCAGCAGACTACGCAAGATACCAGCCAATATATATAAGATCGTTCCCACGGCCAAGGGTCAGAGCGATGTCGTGCGCCTGCTGAATGAATTGCAAGAACAAGCGAAGGTAAATGACGCCCAATGGGTGGGGTTCTGCATGGGCGATGCAGGCATCCCGAGTCGTGTCCTGGCTCTTTCGCGCGGCAGCGCCTTTATCTACGCGGCGCCCCCCGCAGCCGAGGAATCTTTCGTTGCAGCTCCCGGCCAAGTGGACGCGGAGCTGTTGCGGCGGCGGTATCGCGCGGACAAGTTGAGCAGTAAAACGAAACTCTATGGCGTGCTCGGCAATCCGGTGAAGCATTCCATCGGCACTGCGGTGCATAATGCGTCCATCAGCGCGCTGGATCTCGACGCGGTATATCTGCCGCTGCAGTCCGATGATGTGCGTGAATTTCGCCAAGCGGCTCTCGACTATCCGCTGGCGGGTTTCAGCATCACGCTACCGCATAAGCAAGCCATATTGCGCTACATTGATAGTCCGGATAAATTGGTCCAAGCCGTCGGCGCGGCCAACACTGTTCGGGTTCGCCGAGGTAAGTGGGAGGCCATCAACAGCGATGTGGCGGGGATCATTGAGCCCCTGAAGGTGCGCTACGAATTGACCGATAAGCAGAAATTGCCGGCTGATTTCTCTGCGATCATACTGGGCAATGGGGGTGCTGCCCGTGCCGCAATCGTTGGCTTACGAAGTCTAGGTTGCCGTCGTATTCTGATCGCTGGCCGTAATCCGCTGAATGTAAGCAAACTGGCCAAAGAGTTTCGTTGTGGGGAGATCGCTCTGAAGGATTTAGGCGATGCCAAGGCGGACCTGTTGATTCAGGCCACCTCAGTCGGTATGTGGCCGCAGCGCGATGCGTCGCCGCTGACGCCGGTTCAGATCTGCGCCGAAACTGTTTTTGATTTGATCTACAATCCGCATGATACCAAACTGCTGCGCATGGCTCGGGCCAAGGGATGCCAGACCATCTCCGGCATTGAAATGTACCTGGCGCAGGCTGCGCGGCAGTTTGAATATTGGACGGGCCACGAAGCACCGTTGACCAGAATGCGGCGGACCGCGGCGGAAGAGCTCGATCGCATGCGTCAGCAGCAGCATAAGTAG
- a CDS encoding DUF4159 domain-containing protein, with translation MVWTGMLGGSHPSNRGRFMYKSDRARAKYGMGLALALGLVICAGAVAGRGAFQIWSQTPPSPGSRQVPPPLLPPEDETPLDMTTDGPTTDYEFLFTRLAHYSPGFQLSNDGQAWPTDYPKADRQFLQGLLRYTAIEGRKQEHVVRPTADELYDFPFVYAVEVGYMQLSNDEAQRLRQYLLRGGFMMVDDFHGTREWDSFEAQMKKVFPEYEIEDINVSDPIFHCFFNIEELFELPGLQFLYSGRIFEKDGRAPRYAAIRDATGRILVMINHNVDMGDAWEWADLPQYPERYTSQAYRLGVNYIVYALTH, from the coding sequence ATGGTCTGGACTGGTATGCTGGGTGGAAGTCATCCCAGTAATCGTGGAAGGTTCATGTATAAGTCGGACCGAGCAAGGGCAAAGTACGGCATGGGTCTGGCGCTTGCCTTAGGTCTGGTAATTTGCGCGGGAGCTGTCGCCGGGCGCGGAGCATTCCAAATTTGGAGCCAGACCCCACCCTCTCCCGGGTCTCGACAGGTGCCGCCTCCTTTGCTCCCTCCGGAAGATGAAACTCCCCTCGACATGACTACCGACGGTCCGACCACCGACTACGAATTTCTGTTCACCCGCCTGGCCCACTACTCGCCGGGATTCCAGTTGAGCAACGATGGCCAGGCCTGGCCCACCGACTACCCCAAAGCGGATCGCCAGTTTCTGCAAGGCCTCTTGCGCTACACCGCCATCGAAGGCCGCAAGCAGGAGCACGTCGTGCGGCCCACTGCGGATGAGCTGTACGACTTCCCCTTCGTCTATGCCGTCGAGGTTGGTTACATGCAGCTCTCTAACGACGAAGCCCAGCGCCTGCGCCAATATCTGCTGCGCGGCGGATTCATGATGGTCGACGACTTCCACGGCACCCGCGAGTGGGACAGTTTCGAAGCGCAGATGAAGAAGGTCTTCCCGGAATATGAGATCGAGGACATCAACGTCTCCGACCCCATCTTCCATTGCTTCTTCAATATCGAGGAGCTGTTCGAGCTGCCAGGCCTGCAATTTTTATATTCGGGACGCATCTTCGAGAAGGACGGCCGCGCGCCGCGCTACGCCGCCATCCGCGATGCCACCGGCCGCATCCTGGTGATGATCAACCACAACGTCGACATGGGCGATGCCTGGGAGTGGGCCGACCTGCCGCAATACCCCGAGCGCTACACCTCGCAAGCCTACCGCCTCGGTGTGAACTACATCGTCTACGCCCTCACCCACTGA